The following coding sequences lie in one Apium graveolens cultivar Ventura chromosome 3, ASM990537v1, whole genome shotgun sequence genomic window:
- the LOC141712996 gene encoding elongation factor 1-gamma 3-like has protein sequence MALIMHAGNGNHNAWKTLIAAEYCAVKVELVKDFQMGVSNKTPEFLKMNPMGKIPVLETPDGAVFESNAIARYVARLNPDNALFGSSPIDYAHVDQWIDFASLEVYTNLSRWGYPRMGYAVYLPPAEEAAIAGLKRALGALNTHLASNTYLVGHSVTLADIIMTCTLSFGFSRILTKGFTSEFPHVERYFWTMVNQPNFSKIMGEVKQTDSVPPVPSAKKPTPAKETAKLKAKEEPKKEVVKPKTEEVVEEEAPKPKAKNPLDLLPPSKMILDDWKRLYSNTKSNFREVAVKGFWDMYDPEGYSLWFCDYKYNDENTVSFVTMNKVGGFLQRMDLARKYAFGKMLVIGSEPPYKVQGLWLFRGKEIPKFVMEECYDMELYKWTEVDITDEAQKERASQMIEDHEPFEGEALLDAKCFK, from the exons ATTATGCATGCTGGGAATGGAAATCACAATGCCTGGAAAACACTCATAGCAGCAGAATACTGCGCTGTGAAAGTTGAACTGGTTAAGGATTTTCAAATGGGTGTATCAAATAAGACCCCCGAATTCTTGAAAATGAACCCAATGGGAAAG ATTCCGGTGCTTGAAACCCCTGATGGTGCTGTTTTTGAGAGTAATGCCATAGCACGTTATG TTGCTCGTTTGAATCCTGACAATGCTCTTTTCGGCTCTTCACCAATTGATTAT GCTCATGTTGATCAATGGATTGATTTTGCATCTCTGGAGGTTTACACGAATCTATCCCGATGGGGATATCCACGAATGGGTTATGCTGTATACCTTCCTCCT GCCGAGGAAGCTGCGATTGCTGGATTGAAGAGAGCACTAGGGGCCTTGAATACCCATCTTGCTTCCAACACGTACCTTGTTGGGCATAGTGTCACCTTGGCTGATATTATTATGACATGCACCTTGTCTTTTGGATTTAGTCGAATTCTGACTAAGGGTTTCACATCGGAATTTCCACATGTTGAGAGGTATTTTTGGACCATGGTTAATCAACCAAACTTCTCCAAGATTATGGGTGAAGTCAAGCAGACAGATTCAGTGCCCCCTGTGCCCTCGGCAAAGAAGCCAACGCCTGCCAAGGAAACTGCAAAACTAAAGGCTAAGGAAGAACCCAAGAAAGAAGTCGTGAAGCCTAAAACTGAGGAAGTTGTTGAAGAAGAAGCACCCAAGCCAAAGGCAAAGAACCCACTTGATCTGCTTCCTCCCAGTAAAATGATACTGGATGATTGGAAGAGGCTTTATTCCAACACCAAGTCCAACTTCCGCGAGGTTGCTGTCAAAG GATTCTGGGATATGTATGATCCTGAGGGATACTCTCTTTGGTTTTGTGATTACAAGTACAATGATGAGAATACAGTCTCATTCGTGACTATGAACAAGGTGGGTGGATTTTTGCAGCGTATGGATCTGGCACGGAAGTATGCGTTTGGTAAGATGTTGGTTATTGGTTCAGAGCCACCATATAAGGTCCAGGGACTCTGGCTTTTCCGCGGGAAAGAGATCCCTAAATTTGTAATGGAGGAGTGTTACGACATGGAGCTGTACAAGTGGACGGAAGTTGATATTACTGATGAAGCTCAAAAGGAGCGTGCTAGCCAAATGATAGAAGATCACGAGCCTTTTGAAGGCGAGGCTTTATTGGATGCCAAGTGTTTCAAGTGA